One part of the Thermoanaerobaculia bacterium genome encodes these proteins:
- the lepB gene encoding signal peptidase I produces MKKKISGRSEDRKGKEKPEISKTREYYEALLVAVIFASFVKVFIFQTYQIPTPSMVPTILVGDHMIVNKFIYRARALPFMENVLPLESRIDRGDIVVIKGVEDPKILLVKRVIGLPGEIISGSGTTIYINGKPLEEPWARYEAGGRPGSAFGPLKIANGAYFVMGDNRDNSWDSRGWGTVTRDRVIGKPWITYWSYEAPPYNPNATFGQKVKNFLSVIPNFFTKTRWERTFTIPK; encoded by the coding sequence ATGAAGAAGAAAATATCGGGGCGGAGCGAGGACCGCAAGGGAAAGGAAAAGCCAGAGATTTCCAAAACCAGGGAGTACTACGAAGCTCTCCTGGTTGCTGTGATTTTCGCCTCCTTTGTCAAGGTCTTTATCTTTCAGACCTACCAGATTCCAACCCCATCGATGGTCCCCACGATCCTCGTCGGGGATCACATGATCGTCAATAAATTCATCTACCGGGCCCGGGCCCTCCCGTTCATGGAGAACGTCCTTCCCCTGGAGTCCAGGATCGACCGGGGAGACATCGTGGTCATCAAGGGAGTGGAAGACCCAAAGATCCTTCTGGTCAAGAGGGTCATCGGCCTGCCTGGGGAGATCATATCGGGATCCGGAACAACGATCTATATCAATGGAAAACCACTGGAAGAACCTTGGGCGCGCTATGAAGCCGGAGGACGCCCCGGATCGGCCTTTGGTCCCCTGAAGATTGCAAACGGCGCCTACTTCGTCATGGGAGACAACCGCGACAACTCCTGGGACAGCCGGGGATGGGGCACGGTGACAAGGGACCGGGTCATCGGGAAACCCTGGATCACGTACTGGTCCTACGAAGCTCCTCCATATAACCCCAACGCCACTTTCGGCCAAAAGGTGAAAAACTTTCTATCCGTCATCCCGAACTTCTTTACCAAAACCCGCTGGGAACGCACCTTCACGATCCCGAAGTAG
- a CDS encoding DUF6498-containing protein — MRSLPVFALVIAHIVLAGLTLLYSWGYFALLLTLWAEGFIIGFFNLGRIFLVCLGGEPFGKHVGVEGWAARLLWAIVLSGFFMVKYGGLVLGFGIFSLILPGIMAKEAGGDGLREIMDGLSSVTTGVLIASLVFFLSHGTSFFINYIGRKEFKKDNVVSLLFWPYARMAAMICIVVIAIFVSVAWVGLLESATFSFVLVFLKLGIDLFTHRVEHRRAFLQQP, encoded by the coding sequence ATGCGATCGCTTCCTGTTTTTGCCCTGGTTATTGCCCACATCGTTCTGGCGGGACTTACCCTGCTCTATTCCTGGGGTTACTTTGCATTGCTTCTCACGCTCTGGGCCGAGGGCTTTATCATCGGGTTCTTTAATCTTGGGCGCATCTTTCTCGTGTGTCTCGGGGGAGAACCGTTCGGGAAGCATGTCGGGGTGGAGGGATGGGCTGCCCGGTTGTTGTGGGCCATTGTTCTTTCCGGTTTCTTCATGGTCAAATATGGCGGCCTGGTGCTGGGATTTGGGATATTTTCCCTGATCCTTCCCGGCATCATGGCAAAAGAAGCAGGGGGAGATGGTCTCAGGGAGATCATGGATGGCCTTTCGTCCGTGACTACGGGAGTCCTCATCGCCTCGTTGGTTTTCTTTCTCAGTCACGGGACTTCTTTTTTCATAAACTATATCGGTCGAAAGGAATTCAAGAAAGACAACGTAGTTTCCCTGTTATTCTGGCCCTACGCCCGAATGGCAGCCATGATCTGCATTGTCGTTATTGCCATTTTTGTCTCTGTCGCCTGGGTTGGTTTGCTGGAATCTGCGACCTTTTCTTTTGTGCTTGTATTCCTGAAACTTGGCATCGATCTTTTTACCCATCGAGTGGAACACAGGAGAGCGTTTCTCCAACAACCCTGA